A genome region from Alicyclobacillus acidocaldarius subsp. acidocaldarius DSM 446 includes the following:
- a CDS encoding gamma-glutamylcyclotransferase family protein, giving the protein MGHHTVFVYGTLRRGEPNRIVMEPHLVRDLGRGRIRGVLYDWGAYPAATLDEDGVIAGEWVVVTDEGLLALDELEDYPELYTRTVVSDLVRDLRGWVYCMPAERARRGGPRVSGGDWVAHVAKRRGPR; this is encoded by the coding sequence ATGGGACACCATACCGTGTTCGTCTATGGCACGCTGCGCCGAGGTGAGCCCAATCGCATCGTCATGGAACCCCACTTGGTGCGCGATCTCGGCCGAGGCCGCATCCGCGGCGTCCTGTACGACTGGGGGGCGTATCCAGCTGCGACCCTCGACGAGGACGGCGTGATCGCCGGGGAATGGGTCGTCGTCACCGACGAGGGGCTTCTTGCTCTTGATGAGTTGGAAGACTACCCGGAGCTGTACACGCGAACCGTCGTATCGGATCTGGTGCGCGACCTTCGCGGCTGGGTGTACTGCATGCCCGCCGAGCGGGCGAGGCGCGGAGGGCCGCGCGTCTCGGGTGGAGACTGGGTCGCCCACGTGGCGAAGCGGCGCGGCCCTCGGTGA
- the rbfA gene encoding 30S ribosome-binding factor RbfA, whose translation MTRIRAQKVAEQMKKELADILQHELKDPRIGFVTITRVEVSGDLQHAKIYVSVYGPEAEKEATLGVLTKAAGFIRGEIARRLHMRMAPELVFRLDESGEYSERIEHVLKSLKENEAND comes from the coding sequence TTGACGCGGATTCGGGCACAGAAAGTGGCCGAACAGATGAAGAAGGAGCTCGCGGATATCCTTCAGCACGAGCTGAAGGATCCGCGGATTGGGTTTGTGACCATCACGCGCGTGGAGGTCTCGGGAGATCTCCAGCACGCCAAGATCTATGTGAGCGTGTACGGCCCCGAAGCGGAGAAGGAGGCCACGCTCGGCGTCCTGACGAAGGCGGCTGGGTTCATTCGAGGCGAGATCGCGCGCCGGTTGCACATGCGCATGGCGCCGGAGCTCGTGTTTCGGCTCGACGAGTCGGGCGAGTACAGCGAGCGCATTGAGCACGTGCTGAAGTCGCTGAAAGAGAATGAAGCGAACGATTGA
- the rpsO gene encoding 30S ribosomal protein S15: MLEADKKKEIIAKYQLHDLDTGSPEVQIALLTERINSLTEHFRVHKKDHHSRRGLYKLIGRRRNLLNYLREKDINRYRQLIESLGLRH, translated from the coding sequence ATGCTCGAAGCGGACAAGAAGAAGGAAATCATCGCGAAGTACCAGTTGCACGATCTCGACACGGGTTCGCCGGAAGTGCAGATTGCGCTTCTGACCGAGCGCATCAACTCCCTGACGGAGCACTTCCGCGTTCACAAGAAGGACCATCACTCGCGCCGCGGCCTTTACAAATTGATTGGTCGGCGCCGCAACCTGTTGAACTACCTGCGCGAGAAGGACATCAACCGGTACCGGCAGTTGATTGAATCCCTCGGATTGCGCCACTGA
- a CDS encoding bifunctional riboflavin kinase/FAD synthetase, which produces MKFIVMEGQAPASTAPQVLAIGKFDGVHLGHRAILNAARGLLTPEEWLAVMSFEPHPTYALTGNPEYARWLTPRRERVRLFTELGVDAFYVARFDRAFQQLEPAAFVDGYLVPLRVRHVVVGPDFRFGRGGQGTVDVLRDLGRERGFDVQVVQPVEEHGHKISSSRIREHLREGRVEAAQALLGRPYVVSGEVVHGDKRGRTIGFPTANLGGIDAYVLPKAGVYAAFVEVEEAHHTCSAHAFGVLNAGYRPTVDGRAFQLEVHLLDFDGDLYGKTLRVSFLRRIRDETKFESLEALKAQIARDCEVARALVGLSSGAQAERPLST; this is translated from the coding sequence GTGAAATTCATCGTCATGGAGGGCCAGGCGCCCGCTTCGACCGCGCCGCAGGTCTTGGCCATCGGGAAGTTCGACGGCGTGCACTTGGGCCACCGCGCCATTTTGAACGCCGCGCGAGGGCTGTTGACTCCGGAGGAGTGGCTCGCCGTGATGAGCTTTGAACCGCACCCGACGTACGCGCTGACGGGCAACCCGGAGTACGCCAGGTGGCTCACCCCTCGCCGTGAACGCGTCCGGCTCTTCACCGAACTTGGCGTCGACGCGTTCTACGTCGCCCGCTTCGACCGCGCGTTTCAGCAGCTGGAGCCGGCGGCCTTCGTGGATGGGTATCTCGTGCCGCTTCGGGTGCGCCACGTCGTCGTGGGCCCCGATTTCCGCTTTGGACGGGGCGGGCAAGGGACGGTTGACGTTCTTCGCGACCTCGGGCGAGAGCGGGGCTTTGACGTGCAGGTGGTCCAGCCGGTGGAAGAGCACGGGCACAAAATCTCGAGTTCCCGCATTCGCGAGCATCTGCGCGAAGGGCGCGTCGAGGCAGCTCAGGCGCTGCTCGGCAGGCCGTACGTCGTCTCCGGCGAGGTCGTCCACGGGGACAAGCGCGGCCGAACCATCGGATTTCCAACGGCGAACCTGGGCGGCATCGACGCGTACGTCTTGCCGAAGGCCGGCGTGTACGCCGCGTTTGTCGAAGTGGAAGAAGCCCATCACACCTGTTCCGCCCACGCGTTCGGCGTGTTGAACGCGGGATACCGCCCGACGGTCGACGGCCGCGCGTTTCAGCTCGAGGTGCACCTGCTCGATTTCGACGGCGATCTGTACGGGAAGACGCTCCGCGTCTCGTTTCTCCGCCGGATCCGCGACGAGACGAAGTTTGAGAGTCTCGAAGCGTTGAAAGCTCAGATCGCCCGAGACTGCGAGGTGGCGCGGGCGCTCGTCGGCCTCTCCAGTGGGGCACAGGCGGAGCGACCGCTGTCCACCTGA
- the truB gene encoding tRNA pseudouridine(55) synthase TruB — MQALDGVLLIDKPQGMTSHDVVNRVRRKLGVRRVGHAGTLDPMATGLLMICVGRVTRLLEYLGQGDKDYSGTVVFGVGTDTDDAEGTVVAQASAAGLDLAAVRQAALRLTGEIRQRPPQYSAVHIDGRRAYDLARQGKKVELPERTVRVQAFTLDEFRHEGELAVARFHVRCSKGTYVRALCRDLGALVGLPAHMRSLRRLAIGSARVEDAISLDDWMASGDPASHLRDPLLYLEGLPMWQPPREVLERLANGQTVEVGDLLSLSPGDLVLVIDAGAVAAVGEVVDHQPAAVRPKKVFWKRG; from the coding sequence GTGCAAGCGTTAGACGGTGTCCTGCTCATCGATAAACCCCAGGGGATGACGTCGCACGACGTGGTCAATCGCGTCCGCCGCAAGCTCGGCGTGCGGCGCGTTGGGCACGCGGGCACGCTCGACCCGATGGCGACGGGTCTCCTGATGATCTGTGTGGGCCGCGTCACCCGCCTCCTGGAGTACCTCGGCCAGGGCGACAAGGATTACAGCGGCACCGTGGTGTTCGGCGTCGGCACGGACACCGACGACGCGGAGGGCACGGTCGTGGCCCAGGCGTCGGCCGCGGGTCTGGATCTCGCCGCAGTGCGGCAGGCCGCGCTCCGGCTCACCGGCGAAATTCGCCAGCGGCCGCCTCAATACTCCGCGGTTCACATCGACGGCCGCCGGGCCTACGATCTCGCTCGCCAGGGCAAGAAGGTGGAGCTTCCAGAGCGGACCGTCCGCGTTCAAGCGTTCACCCTCGACGAGTTCCGTCACGAAGGCGAACTCGCCGTGGCCCGCTTTCACGTCCGCTGCTCCAAGGGCACTTACGTCCGGGCCCTGTGCCGCGATCTCGGCGCGCTGGTCGGCCTCCCCGCTCACATGCGCTCGCTGCGCCGGCTCGCCATCGGCAGCGCGCGCGTCGAGGACGCCATATCCCTCGACGACTGGATGGCCTCGGGTGACCCCGCTTCGCACCTGCGCGATCCGCTCCTGTACCTGGAAGGCCTGCCGATGTGGCAGCCCCCGCGCGAGGTGTTGGAGCGCCTCGCGAACGGCCAGACGGTCGAGGTGGGCGACCTGCTGTCGCTGTCGCCTGGCGATCTCGTCCTCGTGATTGACGCCGGCGCCGTGGCCGCCGTCGGCGAAGTCGTCGATCACCAACCGGCCGCGGTGCGGCCGAAGAAGGTGTTTTGGAAGAGGGGATGA
- a CDS encoding polyribonucleotide nucleotidyltransferase, which produces MVVRHEFEVAGRRFVLETGKLARQATAAVHVQYGETVVLATVTASKEPKELDFFPLTVNYEERLYAVGKIPGGFIKREGRPSEHAILASRLIDRPIRPLFPEGFRNDVQIVDLVLSVDQDCAPEIAAMIGTSASLTISDIPFNGPIGGVIVGLVDGQFVINPTVEQSEKSDLHLVVAGTKDAIVMVEAGANQVPEEIVLEAILYGHQVIQTICDEINAFAQKVGVKKREVELHKVDPELEAAVRAYATDKVSAAVRNPDKLAREEALANLNAEVLEHFKETFPEKEADIAEVMHTILKERVREAILREGIRPDGRRLDEIRPISCEVGLLPRTHGSALFTRGQTQALSVCTLGSMGDEQLLDGLELEKSNRYMHHYNFPPFSVGEAKPLRAPSRRDIGHGALGERALDPVIPSPEEFPYAIRVVSEILESNGSTSQASICGSTMALMDAGVPIKAPVAGIAMGLVKEGDQVAILSDIQGIEDHLGDMDFKVAGTERGVTALQMDIKISGIDRSILERALKQAREGRMYILSKMMEAISEPRADLSKFAPRVITVKIHPDKIRDVIGPGGRVINKIIEETGVKIDIEQDGRVYIHSTDAEQANRAREMVENIVRDVEVGATYTGKVTRVEKFGAFVEILPGKEGLVHISQLDLNRVAKVEDVCQVGDTLTVKVTEIDNQGRINLSRKEVLKAMQPPAPPQPPRPSSGPGRGPQGGHGRRDHGHSAGPKAAPRRTSP; this is translated from the coding sequence ATGGTGGTTCGCCATGAATTTGAAGTGGCGGGCCGGCGTTTTGTCCTGGAGACCGGGAAACTGGCTCGACAGGCGACGGCGGCGGTCCACGTTCAGTACGGTGAAACGGTGGTGTTGGCCACGGTCACCGCGTCCAAAGAGCCGAAGGAGCTCGACTTTTTCCCGCTCACCGTGAACTACGAAGAACGACTTTACGCGGTCGGGAAAATTCCCGGCGGCTTCATCAAGCGCGAGGGGCGGCCCAGCGAGCACGCGATTCTCGCGTCGCGCCTCATCGACCGGCCCATTCGGCCGCTGTTTCCTGAAGGATTCCGCAACGACGTGCAGATCGTCGATCTCGTCCTCTCCGTCGATCAGGACTGCGCGCCGGAGATCGCGGCGATGATCGGCACGTCGGCGTCGCTCACCATCTCGGACATTCCCTTCAACGGGCCCATCGGGGGCGTGATCGTGGGACTCGTGGACGGCCAATTCGTCATCAACCCCACGGTCGAACAGTCCGAAAAGAGCGACCTTCATCTCGTCGTCGCGGGCACGAAAGACGCCATCGTGATGGTGGAGGCGGGGGCCAACCAGGTGCCGGAAGAGATTGTGCTCGAGGCCATCCTGTACGGTCACCAGGTCATCCAGACCATCTGCGACGAGATCAACGCGTTTGCCCAAAAGGTCGGCGTGAAGAAGCGCGAGGTGGAACTGCACAAGGTGGATCCGGAGCTGGAGGCCGCGGTGCGCGCGTACGCCACGGACAAGGTGAGCGCGGCGGTTCGCAATCCGGACAAGCTCGCGCGGGAAGAGGCGCTCGCGAACCTGAACGCGGAAGTCCTGGAGCACTTCAAGGAGACCTTCCCTGAGAAGGAGGCGGACATCGCCGAGGTCATGCACACCATCCTCAAGGAGCGGGTGCGCGAGGCCATTCTGCGCGAAGGCATCCGCCCAGACGGCCGGCGCCTCGACGAAATTCGCCCCATCTCGTGCGAGGTGGGCCTTTTGCCGAGGACGCACGGATCGGCGCTCTTCACGCGCGGCCAGACGCAGGCGTTGTCCGTGTGCACCCTGGGCTCGATGGGTGACGAGCAGCTGCTCGACGGCCTGGAGCTCGAGAAATCCAACCGATACATGCACCATTACAACTTCCCGCCGTTTAGCGTCGGCGAGGCGAAGCCTCTTCGGGCGCCGAGCCGACGGGACATCGGTCACGGGGCGCTCGGCGAGCGCGCGCTCGATCCCGTCATTCCCTCGCCCGAGGAGTTTCCGTACGCCATCCGCGTGGTCTCGGAGATCCTCGAGTCGAACGGTTCCACGTCCCAGGCGAGCATCTGCGGCAGCACCATGGCGCTCATGGACGCGGGCGTGCCCATCAAGGCGCCGGTGGCCGGGATCGCGATGGGACTCGTGAAGGAAGGCGATCAGGTCGCCATTCTGAGCGACATCCAGGGCATTGAGGATCACTTGGGCGACATGGATTTCAAAGTGGCCGGCACGGAGCGGGGCGTGACCGCGCTGCAGATGGACATCAAGATCAGCGGCATTGACCGGTCCATTCTCGAGCGCGCGCTGAAGCAGGCGCGCGAGGGGCGGATGTACATCCTGAGCAAGATGATGGAGGCCATTTCGGAGCCTCGCGCCGACCTCTCGAAGTTTGCGCCGAGGGTCATCACCGTGAAGATCCACCCGGATAAAATCCGCGACGTCATCGGCCCAGGTGGGCGCGTGATCAACAAGATCATCGAGGAGACGGGCGTCAAGATCGACATCGAGCAGGACGGCCGCGTCTACATTCACAGCACCGACGCCGAGCAGGCGAACCGGGCCCGGGAGATGGTGGAAAATATCGTTCGCGACGTGGAGGTCGGCGCCACGTACACGGGCAAGGTGACCCGCGTCGAGAAGTTCGGGGCGTTTGTCGAGATCCTGCCTGGAAAAGAGGGCCTTGTGCACATCTCGCAGCTCGACCTGAACCGCGTGGCGAAGGTGGAGGACGTCTGCCAGGTGGGCGACACGCTCACCGTGAAGGTCACCGAGATCGACAATCAGGGCCGAATCAACCTGTCGCGAAAAGAGGTGCTGAAGGCCATGCAGCCGCCGGCACCGCCCCAGCCGCCGCGTCCTTCGAGCGGCCCGGGGCGCGGTCCTCAGGGCGGACACGGGCGGCGCGATCACGGCCACAGCGCCGGTCCGAAGGCCGCGCCAAGAAGGACCAGCCCGTGA
- a CDS encoding DHH family phosphoesterase has translation MTSWQPEPRDKDAIARAAEALRSLDDWLIVTHERPDGDALGSALAVAHMLDALGKRYAIAAGEALPPRFRFLPMYDRIQSIDDLAPRQFRHIVAVDCADEQRFAPVAPLIASDRFVVNIDHHQTNPRYGRVACVDPLAAATCEVLYHVARALDVPLAVDLAKCLYTGILTDTGGFSYPNTTREVHQIAAELLASGVQPYDIAEPALEARTLEQMRLLQIALRDMTIAPDGRYAFILVSQAMLASCNASEDDVEGLVGFARSVETVEVGVLLRERPDGLVKASLRSKRRVDVAAIAQRFGGGGHARAAGCVLEGTLEEAKQAVEAAVIAALREVDEACKR, from the coding sequence ATGACGAGTTGGCAGCCCGAGCCACGGGACAAGGACGCGATCGCGCGCGCCGCAGAGGCGCTTCGCAGCCTGGATGACTGGCTGATTGTCACGCACGAGCGACCGGACGGGGATGCGCTGGGGAGCGCGCTTGCGGTGGCCCATATGCTGGATGCGCTCGGCAAGCGGTACGCGATCGCGGCCGGAGAGGCGTTGCCCCCGCGGTTCCGCTTCCTGCCCATGTACGATCGCATTCAATCGATCGACGATCTGGCCCCGCGCCAGTTCCGACACATCGTCGCGGTCGACTGTGCGGACGAACAGCGGTTTGCGCCCGTCGCGCCGCTCATCGCGAGCGATCGGTTTGTCGTGAACATCGATCACCACCAGACCAACCCCCGCTACGGCCGGGTGGCGTGCGTGGATCCGCTGGCGGCCGCGACCTGCGAGGTGTTGTATCACGTGGCGAGGGCGCTCGACGTGCCGCTCGCCGTCGATCTCGCCAAATGTCTGTACACCGGCATCCTCACGGACACGGGCGGCTTCAGCTACCCCAACACCACGCGCGAGGTGCACCAGATCGCCGCAGAACTGTTGGCGAGCGGCGTGCAGCCGTACGACATCGCCGAGCCCGCCCTGGAGGCGCGGACGCTCGAGCAGATGAGACTTCTGCAGATCGCGCTCCGGGACATGACCATCGCACCCGACGGGCGGTACGCGTTCATTCTCGTCAGCCAGGCGATGCTCGCGTCGTGCAATGCCAGCGAGGACGACGTCGAGGGCCTCGTCGGTTTCGCGCGATCCGTCGAGACCGTCGAGGTGGGCGTGCTGTTGCGGGAGCGACCGGACGGACTCGTCAAGGCGAGCCTCCGCTCGAAGCGGCGCGTGGACGTGGCGGCCATCGCGCAGCGGTTCGGCGGCGGCGGACACGCCCGCGCGGCCGGGTGCGTCCTCGAAGGCACGTTGGAGGAGGCGAAGCAGGCCGTGGAAGCGGCCGTGATCGCGGCCCTGAGGGAAGTGGATGAAGCGTGCAAGCGTTAG